The following coding sequences are from one Aeromicrobium duanguangcaii window:
- a CDS encoding O-acetyl-ADP-ribose deacetylase, with translation MSTTISAVQGDITTLEVDAIVNAANNAMRGGGGVDGAIHAAGGPDVLADCIARFPHGLATGDAGWTTAGDLPARWIIHTVGPNRHAGQTDPDLLESCYRRSLEVADELGAREVAFPLIGAGVYGWSKTDSVAAAVRAVRSTPTAVERVLLVGYDAAARDEIESALR, from the coding sequence ATGAGCACCACGATCAGCGCCGTCCAGGGTGACATCACGACCCTCGAGGTCGATGCCATCGTCAACGCCGCGAACAACGCGATGCGCGGTGGTGGCGGCGTCGACGGGGCGATCCACGCGGCCGGTGGACCGGACGTCCTGGCCGACTGCATCGCGCGGTTCCCCCACGGCTTGGCCACCGGCGACGCGGGCTGGACGACCGCGGGCGACCTGCCGGCCCGATGGATCATCCACACGGTCGGACCCAACCGTCACGCGGGCCAGACGGATCCGGACCTGCTGGAGTCCTGCTACCGCCGGTCCCTGGAGGTCGCCGACGAGCTCGGTGCGCGCGAGGTCGCGTTCCCGCTGATCGGCGCCGGCGTCTACGGCTGGTCGAAGACCGACTCGGTGGCCGCCGCCGTCCGCGCGGTCCGCTCCACGCCGACGGCGGTCGAGCGCGTGCTGCTCGTGGGCTACGACGCGGCGGCTCGCGACGAGATCGAGTCGGCGCTGCGCTGA
- a CDS encoding metallophosphoesterase family protein, with protein MATRLLIIADTHLPKRAKDLPEQVWHEVDAADVVIHAGDWVSVDHLNDLEKRSRRLVAVYGNNDHGQLRERLSLVARAEIDGVRFAVVHETGQAKGREERCSADYVDVDVLVFGHSHIPWDTTAESGLRLLNPGSPTDRRRQPFCTYMTAVADAGTLRDVTLHRLPPRTPVTPLRPR; from the coding sequence ATGGCGACTCGGCTGCTGATCATCGCGGACACCCACCTGCCCAAGCGGGCGAAGGACCTCCCGGAGCAGGTGTGGCACGAGGTGGACGCGGCGGACGTGGTGATCCACGCCGGTGACTGGGTGTCGGTCGATCATCTGAACGACCTCGAGAAGCGCTCCCGACGCCTCGTGGCCGTGTACGGGAACAACGACCACGGACAGTTGCGTGAGCGCCTGTCGCTGGTGGCGCGTGCCGAGATCGACGGCGTTCGGTTCGCGGTCGTGCACGAGACCGGACAGGCGAAGGGCCGCGAGGAACGCTGCAGCGCCGACTACGTCGACGTCGACGTGTTGGTGTTCGGACACAGCCACATCCCGTGGGACACGACGGCCGAGAGCGGGCTGCGGCTGCTGAACCCCGGCTCCCCCACCGACCGGCGCCGTCAGCCGTTCTGCACGTACATGACCGCAGTCGCGGATGCGGGAACGCTGCGGGATGTGACGTTGCACCGGCTGCCGCCCAGAACCCCCGTCACGCCCCTGCGCCCGCGCTAG